The following coding sequences are from one Gossypium raimondii isolate GPD5lz chromosome 4, ASM2569854v1, whole genome shotgun sequence window:
- the LOC105779301 gene encoding uncharacterized protein LOC105779301 isoform X1, whose translation MAAEEEDVWAKATKVADDLYEIRDTFFPQNADDKTSKLQHESDLALNLLDSIPAEQRKLPARRAAYEYLRGKILDVVPDYRKEAEDHLSKAVKLNPSLGDAWLCLGNCIWKKGDLTSAKNCFNLALSKGPNKKILCQLSMLERRMAQGADNQAEMVEESIQHAREAITLDVKDGNSWYNMGNACLTSFFVTGTWDHSKLLQSLKAYQNAEKDERMKSNPDLYFNCATVNKYLENYDRALAGFEAAALKDPSLNASEEVEKMVNLLNKLEILLRGHSKSKRLASLASTTGAVNLNSSYKRATLDALSEGLNKAVAVLGKVLLFVKHENITPLSYFLVCDSDQSCFVLSVYGIRNDTIKEGDQLTLLEPHFRNIDFSWKGKCYQFKSIRVDFLEQVLVNGKALPPHQAIRTSIYAQHKP comes from the exons ATGGCAGCAGAAGAAGAGGATGTATGGGCAAAAGCCACAAAAGTAGCTGATGATTTGTACGAGATTAGAGACACTTTTTTCCCTCAAAACGCCGATGATAAAACCTCTAAACTGCAACACGAATCCGATCTCGCTCTCAATCTCCTCGATTCCATTCCTGCTG AACAAAGAAAATTACCTGCACGGCGTGCAGCATATGAGTATCTACGAGGGAAGATATTAGATGTAGTGCCTGACTATAGGAAGGAAGCAGAGGATCATCTTTCAAAAGCA GTTAAACTGAATCCATCTCTTGGAGATGCTTGGCTTTGTTTGGGTAACTGCATTTGGAAGAAGGGAGATTTAACTTCAGCAAAGAACTGCTTTAATCTTGCACTAAGCAAG GGCCCGAATAAGAAGATACTTTGCCAATTATCAATGCTGGAAAGAAGAATGGCTCAAG GTGCGGATAATCAGGCAGAAATGGTTGAGGAAAGCATTCAACATGCCAGGGAAGCCATAACTTTGGATGTCAAGGATGGAAATTCTTGGT ATAATATGGGAAATGCTTGCCTGACAAGTTTTTTTGTTACCGGAACTTGGGATCATAGCAAACTTCTTCAGTCCTTAAAAGCGTACCAAAATGCT gaaaaagatgaaagaatGAAGTCAAATCCGGACCTGTATTTTAATTGTGCAACT GTAAACAAATATCTAGAGAATTATGATAGGGCACTTGCTGGCTTTGAAGCTGCTGCCTTAAAGGATCCTAGTCTCAATGCTTCTGAAGAGGTTGAAAAGATGGTCAATCTCCTCAACAAACTAGAGATTTTGCTGAGg GGACATTCTAAGTCTAAAAGACTTGCTTCTTTAGCATCCACCACTGGTGCTGTTAATT TGAATTCCTCATATAAAAGGGCAACTCTAGATGCGCTGTCAGAAGGTCTAAATAAAGCAGTTGCTGTACTGGGAAAAGTGCTATTGTTTGTTAAGCATGAGAACATCACCCCCCT cAGTTACTTTTTGGTGTGCGATTCTGATCAAAGTTGCTTTGTGCTATCAGTATATGGTATACGCAATGACACG ATTAAAGAAGGAGATCAACTAACATTGTTGGAACCCCATTTCCGTAACATTGACTTTTCTTGGAAAGGAAAG TGTTACCAATTCAAGTCAATTCGCGTGGATTTCTTGGAGCAAGTGCTTGTGAATGGCAAAGCTCTTCCCCCACATCAGGCCATTCGCACATCTATTTATGCTCAACATAAACCATAA
- the LOC105779303 gene encoding two-component response regulator ARR5: MARNGGVAWMRTTEKIDGYDLSTSDTEEVHVLAVDDSLVDRKVIERLLRISSCKVTAVDSGRRALQYLGLDEEIQKKETNGFDGLKVDLIITDYCMPGMTGYELLKKVKESSAFREIPVVIMSSENVIARIDRCLEEGAEDFIVKPVKLSDVKRIIDYTTTELREGELREGARAKRRGINKRKQREGDDDLSSSPPSTLSSSTSSSPSSSIQSATAPSSPSTLDSPTRRLKMTSSE, translated from the exons ATGGCCCGGAACGGTGGCGTTGCTTGGATGAGGACGACGGAGAAGATAGACGGCTACGATCTTTCTACTTCTGATACCGAAGAAGTTCATGTTCTTGCCGTTGATGATAGCCTCGTTGATCGGAAAGTCATTGAGCGCTTGCTCAGAATTTCCTCTTGTAAAG TGACGGCAGTGGATAGCGGGAGGAGAGCTTTGCAATACCTGGGGTTAGATGAGGAGATTCAAAAGAAAGAAACGAATGGTTTTGAT GGTCTGAAGGTTGATCTGATCATCACCGATTATTGTATGCCTGGAATGACCGGCTACGAATTGCTCAAAAAAGTGAAGGAATCTTCAGCTTTTAGAGAAATCCCAGTTGTAATCATGTCATCTGAGAACGTTATAGCTCGAATCGACAG ATGCTTAGAGGAAGGAGCAGAGGATTTTATAGTGAAACCAGTGAAATTGTCAGATGTAAAACGCATAATAGATTACACGACCACAGAGTTAAGAGAGGGAGAACTAAGAGAAGGAGCAAGAGCAAAAAGAAGAGGAATCAACAAAAGAAAGCAAAGAGAAGGAGATGACGATCTGTCATCATCCCCACCGTCCACTTTatcatcatcaacatcatcatcaccatcatcctCGATTCAATCAGCAACAGCACCATCGTCTCCTTCAACACTGGATTCTCCCACCAGACGACTGAAAATGACAAGCTCTGAATAG
- the LOC105779301 gene encoding uncharacterized protein LOC105779301 isoform X2, producing MAAEEEDVWAKATKVADDLYEIRDTFFPQNADDKTSKLQHESDLALNLLDSIPAEQRKLPARRAAYEYLRGKILDVVPDYRKEAEDHLSKAVKLNPSLGDAWLCLGNCIWKKGDLTSAKNCFNLALSKGPNKKILCQLSMLERRMAQGADNQAEMVEESIQHAREAITLDVKDGNSWYNMGNACLTSFFVTGTWDHSKLLQSLKAYQNAEKDERMKSNPDLYFNCATVNKYLENYDRALAGFEAAALKDPSLNASEEVEKMVNLLNKLEILLRGHSKSKRLASLASTTGAVNLNSSYKRATLDALSEGLNKAVAVLGKVLLFVKHENITPLYFLVCDSDQSCFVLSVYGIRNDTIKEGDQLTLLEPHFRNIDFSWKGKCYQFKSIRVDFLEQVLVNGKALPPHQAIRTSIYAQHKP from the exons ATGGCAGCAGAAGAAGAGGATGTATGGGCAAAAGCCACAAAAGTAGCTGATGATTTGTACGAGATTAGAGACACTTTTTTCCCTCAAAACGCCGATGATAAAACCTCTAAACTGCAACACGAATCCGATCTCGCTCTCAATCTCCTCGATTCCATTCCTGCTG AACAAAGAAAATTACCTGCACGGCGTGCAGCATATGAGTATCTACGAGGGAAGATATTAGATGTAGTGCCTGACTATAGGAAGGAAGCAGAGGATCATCTTTCAAAAGCA GTTAAACTGAATCCATCTCTTGGAGATGCTTGGCTTTGTTTGGGTAACTGCATTTGGAAGAAGGGAGATTTAACTTCAGCAAAGAACTGCTTTAATCTTGCACTAAGCAAG GGCCCGAATAAGAAGATACTTTGCCAATTATCAATGCTGGAAAGAAGAATGGCTCAAG GTGCGGATAATCAGGCAGAAATGGTTGAGGAAAGCATTCAACATGCCAGGGAAGCCATAACTTTGGATGTCAAGGATGGAAATTCTTGGT ATAATATGGGAAATGCTTGCCTGACAAGTTTTTTTGTTACCGGAACTTGGGATCATAGCAAACTTCTTCAGTCCTTAAAAGCGTACCAAAATGCT gaaaaagatgaaagaatGAAGTCAAATCCGGACCTGTATTTTAATTGTGCAACT GTAAACAAATATCTAGAGAATTATGATAGGGCACTTGCTGGCTTTGAAGCTGCTGCCTTAAAGGATCCTAGTCTCAATGCTTCTGAAGAGGTTGAAAAGATGGTCAATCTCCTCAACAAACTAGAGATTTTGCTGAGg GGACATTCTAAGTCTAAAAGACTTGCTTCTTTAGCATCCACCACTGGTGCTGTTAATT TGAATTCCTCATATAAAAGGGCAACTCTAGATGCGCTGTCAGAAGGTCTAAATAAAGCAGTTGCTGTACTGGGAAAAGTGCTATTGTTTGTTAAGCATGAGAACATCACCCCCCT TTACTTTTTGGTGTGCGATTCTGATCAAAGTTGCTTTGTGCTATCAGTATATGGTATACGCAATGACACG ATTAAAGAAGGAGATCAACTAACATTGTTGGAACCCCATTTCCGTAACATTGACTTTTCTTGGAAAGGAAAG TGTTACCAATTCAAGTCAATTCGCGTGGATTTCTTGGAGCAAGTGCTTGTGAATGGCAAAGCTCTTCCCCCACATCAGGCCATTCGCACATCTATTTATGCTCAACATAAACCATAA